The Ruminococcus bovis genome includes a region encoding these proteins:
- a CDS encoding DUF3427 domain-containing protein — translation MLKDGLYEQVINESLQKDIDESVDKFSEIKEIDKAESSKILSQYITEIIEKGLNYISDDNLSDRVSLINKIVSVIKEETEDEDFDSFSVNSKAEQLLSVFDKKNSVKSVNNKVKTIRPETSIAQSSLFTGAVHEPQMYTELKKEIVSSDRIDMLVSFVKWSGLRLIINELKEFTQNGGELRIITTSYMGATDVKAIEELRKLPNTKIKVSYDTKVTRLHAKAYVFYRDTGFTTAYVGSSNLSNAAISSGLEWNVKVTKKDLPETILKIEATFESYWNSKEFEYYVESQKERLSRALKAEKHFDNNIESQSYTLDILPYSYQQEILDKLQAEREVKGYYRNLVVAATGTGKTVISAFDYRNFRRNNKGKPCRLLFVAHREEILKQSLYTFRAVLKDANFGELFVGKNKPDSIDNLFVSIQTFNSQKFNEVTTNDFYDYIIVDEFHHAAAKTYQKLLDYYKPTVLLGLTATPERMDGKSILSYFDNRIAAEIRLPEAIDRKLLCPFQYFGVTDNVDLDSLKWSVGGYDKKELSKIYTFSGMVANRRADLVVNSLIKYVTDINDVKGLGFCVSIEHAEFMSDYFNKCGIPAIFLTGKSSDEERNSAKDKLVNGDVKFIFVVDIYNEGVDITEVNTVLFLRPTESLTVFLQQLGRGLRLSEDKECLTVLDFIGQANKKYNFEDKFSALLSNTTRGITREIKDGFVSVPKGCYIQLERKAEKYILDNIRSSYGNTAGLVARIASFEEDTGKTLTLSNFLQHYRLDPRAVYKYSTFSGLCVKAGKLDNFSEPIEEVMSKAFVRFTSIDSRRWIKFLIDFLNNIDNIDFEKLSSVDKRMLQMFYITVWSKAIEDFSDEEVLRNLYSLSDSPIMKQELIELLEYKFNSIDFVDETIDLGFDSPLDVYCTYSQRQLLAGLDYLNFSAMRQGVIWLKDKGIDVFLVTLNKSDKDYSPTTMYNDYSINEELFHWQSQSTTSETSQTGQRYIHHKEKGSKVLLFVREFKNDSFGNVSPYTFLGEATYVSHTGSKPMNITWRLEKPIPARFLKKTNKLVV, via the coding sequence TTTTGTCACAATATATTACTGAAATTATTGAAAAAGGACTTAACTATATTAGTGATGATAATTTATCTGATAGAGTTTCTTTAATTAACAAGATAGTTTCTGTTATAAAGGAAGAAACAGAAGATGAAGATTTTGATAGTTTTTCAGTTAATAGTAAGGCAGAACAACTTCTATCGGTTTTTGATAAAAAGAATAGTGTAAAATCAGTTAATAATAAAGTTAAGACAATAAGACCGGAAACTTCTATTGCACAAAGTTCACTTTTTACCGGTGCAGTTCATGAACCACAAATGTACACAGAACTAAAAAAAGAAATTGTTTCTTCTGATAGAATTGATATGTTGGTGTCATTTGTTAAGTGGAGTGGTCTAAGATTAATTATTAACGAACTAAAGGAATTTACCCAAAATGGTGGGGAATTACGCATAATAACAACTTCATATATGGGTGCAACTGATGTTAAGGCTATTGAAGAACTTAGGAAACTTCCTAATACAAAAATCAAGGTTAGTTACGATACTAAGGTAACAAGACTTCATGCTAAGGCATATGTTTTTTATCGTGATACAGGCTTTACTACTGCCTATGTTGGTTCATCAAACCTTTCAAATGCAGCAATTTCAAGTGGCCTTGAATGGAATGTTAAGGTTACTAAGAAGGACTTGCCTGAGACTATATTAAAAATTGAAGCTACCTTTGAAAGTTATTGGAATTCTAAAGAATTTGAATATTATGTAGAAAGCCAAAAGGAACGATTATCAAGAGCATTAAAGGCAGAAAAACACTTTGATAATAATATAGAGTCTCAGAGTTATACCCTTGATATTTTGCCATATTCATATCAGCAAGAAATTCTGGATAAACTTCAAGCCGAAAGAGAAGTTAAAGGCTATTATCGTAACCTTGTTGTTGCTGCAACAGGTACAGGTAAGACAGTTATTTCTGCCTTTGATTATAGAAATTTTAGAAGAAATAATAAGGGAAAACCTTGTAGATTGTTATTTGTTGCACATAGAGAAGAAATTTTAAAGCAAAGCCTTTATACTTTTAGGGCAGTGCTTAAAGATGCAAATTTTGGTGAATTATTTGTTGGCAAAAATAAACCGGATAGTATTGATAATTTATTTGTTTCGATACAAACCTTTAATTCACAAAAATTCAATGAAGTTACAACAAATGACTTTTATGATTATATAATTGTGGATGAATTCCATCATGCAGCTGCTAAAACATATCAGAAGTTACTTGACTATTATAAACCGACTGTACTGTTGGGATTAACTGCTACACCTGAACGAATGGACGGTAAAAGTATTTTATCCTACTTTGACAACAGAATTGCAGCAGAAATTAGATTGCCGGAGGCTATTGACAGGAAATTACTTTGTCCATTCCAATATTTTGGTGTAACAGATAATGTTGATTTGGATAGTCTAAAATGGTCAGTAGGTGGATATGACAAGAAAGAACTTTCAAAAATTTATACATTTAGTGGTATGGTTGCTAACCGTAGAGCTGATTTAGTTGTAAATTCTCTTATTAAATATGTAACTGATATTAATGATGTAAAAGGTCTTGGGTTCTGTGTTTCTATTGAACATGCAGAATTTATGAGTGACTACTTCAATAAATGTGGTATTCCGGCAATTTTCTTAACCGGTAAATCATCAGATGAAGAGAGAAACTCAGCAAAAGATAAACTTGTAAATGGTGATGTTAAATTTATTTTTGTAGTTGATATTTACAATGAAGGTGTGGATATTACTGAAGTAAATACAGTTTTGTTTTTACGACCTACAGAGTCCCTTACAGTTTTCTTGCAACAGTTAGGTAGAGGACTTCGTTTATCAGAAGATAAGGAATGTCTCACTGTTCTTGATTTTATCGGTCAGGCCAATAAAAAGTATAATTTTGAAGATAAATTTTCTGCTTTATTATCAAACACAACAAGAGGAATAACCAGAGAAATTAAGGATGGCTTTGTTTCAGTTCCTAAGGGTTGCTATATTCAACTTGAGAGAAAAGCAGAAAAGTATATTCTAGACAATATACGCAGTTCATATGGAAATACTGCAGGTCTTGTTGCAAGAATTGCAAGTTTTGAAGAAGATACAGGCAAGACACTAACTTTGTCAAATTTCCTACAACACTACAGATTAGACCCTAGAGCAGTTTATAAATATTCCACATTTTCCGGATTGTGTGTTAAAGCCGGAAAACTAGATAATTTTTCTGAACCGATAGAAGAAGTAATGTCAAAAGCATTTGTAAGGTTTACTTCTATTGACTCTAGAAGATGGATAAAATTCTTAATTGATTTTCTAAACAATATAGATAATATAGATTTTGAAAAATTATCTTCAGTTGATAAACGAATGTTACAAATGTTTTATATTACAGTTTGGAGTAAGGCAATTGAAGATTTTAGTGATGAAGAAGTATTACGTAATTTGTATTCATTATCTGATAGCCCTATAATGAAACAGGAACTTATTGAGTTATTAGAATACAAATTCAACAGTATTGATTTTGTGGATGAAACTATTGATTTGGGTTTTGACAGTCCTTTGGATGTGTACTGTACATATTCTCAAAGACAGTTATTAGCAGGTCTTGATTATCTAAACTTTAGTGCAATGAGACAAGGTGTTATTTGGCTAAAAGATAAAGGTATAGATGTATTTTTAGTAACATTAAATAAGTCAGATAAGGACTATTCTCCTACAACAATGTATAACGATTATTCCATAAATGAGGAATTGTTCCATTGGCAAAGCCAAAGTACAACTTCGGAAACATCACAGACAGGTCAAAGGTATATTCATCATAAAGAAAAAGGCAGTAAGGTCTTGCTATTTGTGAGAGAGTTTAAGAATGATTCTTTTGGTAATGTGTCGCCTTATACATTTCTTGGTGAGGCAACTTATGTCAGCCATACCGGTTCAAAACCGATGAATATTACATGGAGATTAGAAAAACCAATACCTGCAAGGTTCTTAAAGAAAACTAATAAATTGGTGGTATAA
- a CDS encoding (deoxy)nucleoside triphosphate pyrophosphohydrolase gives MNIVEVVAALIWNGEKFMICQRPANKKRGLLWEFVGGKVEKGESKEQALIRECKEELDIEIEVDSEFISVKHTYPDITINLTVFNSRIVSGKPTLLEHNDLKWITKNEIPNYNFCPADKVILEKIKEYF, from the coding sequence ATGAATATAGTAGAAGTAGTTGCAGCTCTAATTTGGAACGGTGAAAAATTTATGATTTGTCAGCGACCTGCTAACAAAAAGAGAGGATTGTTGTGGGAATTTGTTGGTGGCAAAGTTGAAAAAGGTGAATCAAAGGAACAAGCCTTAATAAGAGAGTGCAAAGAAGAATTGGATATTGAGATTGAAGTTGACAGCGAATTTATCAGCGTAAAACATACTTATCCTGATATTACTATTAACCTAACTGTCTTTAACTCTAGAATAGTAAGTGGTAAACCTACTCTTCTTGAACATAACGACTTAAAATGGATAACTAAAAATGAAATTCCAAATTATAACTTCTGTCCGGCAGATAAAGTTATTTTGGAGAAAATAAAGGAATACTTTTGA
- the tnpA gene encoding IS66 family insertion sequence element accessory protein TnpA, translating to MNKGIRTLRKEQNLALWANQVEKCNNSGLSVAQWCRNNNIPVSTFWSRQKKVYEAYTQKNRPQFIEVSVEPEVNANSPMISIKRNDFTVEINNGADEATITAVLRAMKNA from the coding sequence ATGAACAAAGGTATCAGAACATTAAGAAAAGAACAGAACCTGGCTCTTTGGGCAAACCAAGTAGAGAAATGCAACAACAGTGGGTTAAGTGTTGCGCAGTGGTGCAGAAATAACAATATTCCTGTAAGTACATTTTGGAGCAGACAGAAAAAGGTATACGAAGCCTACACTCAAAAAAACAGACCTCAATTCATAGAAGTGTCAGTAGAACCAGAAGTAAACGCTAACTCACCTATGATTTCTATCAAAAGAAATGATTTCACAGTAGAAATCAATAATGGTGCTGACGAAGCTACAATAACAGCTGTGTTGAGGGCAATGAAAAATGCTTAA
- the tnpB gene encoding IS66 family insertion sequence element accessory protein TnpB (TnpB, as the term is used for proteins encoded by IS66 family insertion elements, is considered an accessory protein, since TnpC, encoded by a neighboring gene, is a DDE family transposase.), producing MLNDFNCNCPIYLASGYTDLRRGIDGLATIIEKQFKLESCTNALFLFCGRRTDRIKGLYWEGDGFLLLYKRLEKGKFQWPRKSEECVTITPQQYRWLMEGLNIIQPKSTQKISGIKFS from the coding sequence ATGCTTAATGATTTTAATTGTAATTGCCCGATATACCTTGCAAGTGGATATACTGATCTACGCAGAGGAATAGACGGACTTGCAACAATAATAGAAAAGCAGTTTAAGCTTGAGTCTTGTACAAATGCTTTGTTTCTCTTCTGTGGACGAAGAACGGATAGAATTAAAGGTTTGTATTGGGAAGGTGACGGATTTCTGCTTCTGTATAAAAGGCTTGAAAAAGGTAAGTTTCAATGGCCTCGAAAATCTGAAGAATGTGTCACAATAACACCTCAGCAATATCGTTGGTTAATGGAGGGACTTAATATAATCCAGCCTAAGTCAACACAAAAAATAAGTGGAATAAAGTTCTCATAA
- a CDS encoding IS66 family transposase zinc-finger binding domain-containing protein, with product MEQLKINNKKTYGSKSEQSEYIYEQLSLLHNEAELYSDVEAKEEVKVASHTRKKKEATLDKLPENIKTVVVEHTLPEEEKVCPNCNEQLEVIGKEVKKTLKIKPAEVIIQEDVYYTYACKNCEKTVLRPQ from the coding sequence ATGGAGCAGCTTAAGATAAATAATAAAAAGACCTATGGCTCAAAAAGTGAACAATCGGAATATATTTACGAACAGCTTAGTCTTCTTCATAACGAAGCAGAGCTCTACTCAGATGTAGAAGCAAAGGAAGAGGTTAAGGTGGCTTCTCATACCCGAAAAAAGAAAGAAGCTACTCTTGACAAATTACCAGAAAACATCAAGACAGTTGTTGTAGAGCATACTCTTCCCGAAGAAGAAAAGGTATGTCCTAACTGTAATGAACAGCTTGAGGTTATTGGTAAGGAAGTAAAGAAAACATTAAAAATCAAACCTGCTGAGGTGATTATTCAGGAGGATGTATATTACACCTACGCCTGCAAGAATTGTGAGAAAACGGTATTGAGACCCCAATAG
- a CDS encoding TnpV protein: MEITYTRQGDYLLPNLSLPEQDNRPIGLWGQQHLRYIKRSRPIFYTNLLTKCKLNEYLADIDEQAQKMYDELVKAFAKEEGCTEQLKATDQMLWVSRMNNVVQRAREVVNAEIIYN, encoded by the coding sequence ATGGAGATTACATATACACGTCAAGGAGATTATTTGCTGCCTAATTTATCGTTACCCGAACAGGACAACCGACCAATCGGCTTGTGGGGACAACAACACCTTCGCTATATAAAACGAAGCCGCCCGATTTTTTACACCAATCTGCTCACTAAATGCAAGCTGAATGAATACCTTGCCGACATTGATGAACAGGCTCAGAAGATGTACGACGAGCTTGTAAAGGCTTTTGCAAAGGAAGAAGGCTGCACTGAGCAGCTAAAAGCTACCGATCAAATGCTATGGGTAAGCAGGATGAATAATGTTGTCCAGCGAGCGAGAGAAGTTGTGAATGCTGAAATAATCTATAACTAA
- a CDS encoding DUF6339 family protein, which translates to MNLIYFTKDAYKYLKTDLNNNKDKYYSDEPWLTEYFSSKGLDEFYKTSSVTVPNIQLVTGGEDSETKNRNDLINIKILYSEYKDKLSPLQASDPLLWSALCHITFKQYVLDRWKKDDGTVRLDRRFFATEGRASLLYYNAISRLWWSGYLTYDEEKDDTNPWYLTETLFSAQQIQKDLFDQSFSMNRDIVKGLLMALKRLQDERGNSCTTLFRKCCDSYLNHYGAVAIIDTLESSEIEAIAYDYMKRL; encoded by the coding sequence ATGAATCTTATATATTTTACAAAAGACGCATATAAGTATTTGAAAACAGATTTAAACAACAATAAAGACAAGTATTATTCCGATGAACCTTGGTTGACCGAATACTTTTCTTCAAAGGGATTGGATGAATTCTATAAAACCTCTTCTGTTACTGTTCCTAATATTCAACTTGTTACAGGAGGAGAAGATTCGGAAACAAAAAACAGAAATGATTTGATTAATATCAAGATTCTTTATAGTGAGTACAAAGACAAGCTCAGTCCGTTACAGGCATCCGATCCTTTGCTATGGTCTGCATTGTGCCACATTACCTTTAAGCAATACGTCCTTGATCGATGGAAAAAAGACGACGGAACAGTTCGTTTAGACAGACGATTTTTCGCAACGGAAGGAAGAGCATCTTTACTGTACTATAATGCAATATCAAGATTGTGGTGGTCCGGTTATCTGACTTATGATGAAGAAAAAGATGATACAAATCCTTGGTATCTAACCGAAACACTGTTTTCGGCTCAGCAAATCCAGAAAGATTTATTTGATCAATCATTCAGTATGAACCGAGATATTGTTAAAGGTTTGCTAATGGCACTCAAACGATTACAAGATGAACGGGGCAATTCCTGTACAACACTATTCCGAAAGTGTTGTGACTCATACTTAAATCACTATGGAGCTGTTGCTATAATTGACACCCTTGAATCGAGCGAAATTGAAGCAATCGCCTATGATTATATGAAAAGACTATAA
- a CDS encoding transposase domain-containing protein, whose translation MGRKNFLFANTESGATGSAVMYSIIETAKENNLNPFRYLTYIFKKFPNIKENETADILLPWNAPEECKVKI comes from the coding sequence ATGGGCAGAAAGAATTTCCTGTTTGCCAATACTGAGTCAGGAGCTACTGGCAGTGCTGTTATGTACAGCATAATCGAAACAGCCAAAGAGAACAATCTGAATCCGTTTAGATATCTGACCTATATCTTCAAAAAGTTCCCTAATATTAAGGAAAATGAAACGGCTGATATTCTACTGCCTTGGAATGCACCAGAGGAGTGCAAAGTTAAAATTTGA
- a CDS encoding IS66 family transposase zinc-finger binding domain-containing protein, producing the protein MKTVVVEHTLPEEEKVCPNCNEQLEVIGKEVKKTLKIKPAEVIIQEDVYYTYACKNCEKNGIETPIVKHHRKSQ; encoded by the coding sequence ATCAAGACAGTTGTTGTAGAGCATACTCTTCCCGAAGAAGAAAAGGTATGTCCTAACTGTAATGAACAGCTTGAGGTTATTGGTAAGGAAGTAAAGAAAACATTAAAAATCAAACCTGCTGAGGTGATTATTCAGGAGGATGTATATTACACCTACGCCTGCAAGAATTGTGAGAAAAACGGTATTGAGACCCCAATAGTAAAACACCACAGGAAAAGCCAGTAA
- a CDS encoding IS66 family transposase, translating to MIIKDKNSETITISLDEYNELKSLKEHCSELETQVKWLMEQLKINNKKTYGSKSEQSEYIYEQLSLLHNEAELYSDVEAKEEVKVASHTRKRKKLLLTNYQKTSRQLL from the coding sequence ATGATAATCAAGGATAAAAACAGTGAAACAATTACTATTTCACTGGATGAATATAATGAACTAAAATCATTAAAAGAGCACTGTTCAGAACTTGAAACACAGGTGAAGTGGCTGATGGAGCAGCTTAAGATAAATAATAAAAAGACCTATGGCTCAAAAAGTGAACAATCGGAATATATTTACGAACAGCTTAGTCTTCTTCATAACGAAGCAGAGCTCTACTCAGATGTAGAAGCAAAGGAAGAGGTTAAGGTGGCTTCTCATACCCGAAAAAGAAAGAAGCTACTCTTGACAAATTACCAGAAAACATCAAGACAGTTGTTGTAG
- the tnpA gene encoding IS66 family insertion sequence element accessory protein TnpA, whose product MNKGIRTLRKEQNLALWANQVEKCNNSGLSVAQWCRNNNIPVSTFWSRQKKVYEAYTQKNRPQFIEVSVEPEVNANSPMISIKEMISQ is encoded by the coding sequence ATGAACAAAGGTATCAGAACATTAAGAAAAGAACAGAACCTGGCTCTTTGGGCAAACCAAGTAGAGAAATGCAACAACAGTGGGTTAAGTGTTGCGCAGTGGTGCAGAAATAACAATATTCCTGTAAGTACATTTTGGAGCAGACAGAAAAAGGTATACGAAGCCTACACTCAAAAAAACAGACCTCAATTCATAGAAGTGTCAGTAGAACCAGAAGTAAACGCTAACTCACCTATGATTTCTATCAAAGAAATGATTTCACAGTAG
- a CDS encoding DNA cytosine methyltransferase: MTIGSLFSGIGGIDLGFQQAGFEIVWANDIDSDACKTYRLNFTETTMFECDVRKLITSSLQKVDIITAGFPCQPFSVCGNQKGFIDNRGNLFFEIMRITDAVNPQIIFLENVANLVEHDKGRTFNVIHNELVSRGYYLRYIVADACDYGIPQHRTRTYLLAFRNVDQCESYHFPEKVRLKKRVFDIIDKTVKVDDSFYLPENTAKYNKMVKAIIDDNQIYRFSDYGIQSSKDGICFTLKANMGTWYDRVPIIKDNYGIRTITPDECLALMGFPGSFNIAETSLKSVYKQIGNSVCVPVIYNIAKILYDISK; this comes from the coding sequence ATGACAATCGGTAGCTTATTTTCTGGAATCGGCGGAATTGACCTTGGATTTCAACAGGCGGGATTTGAAATTGTGTGGGCAAATGATATAGACAGCGATGCCTGCAAAACTTATAGATTAAACTTCACCGAAACAACTATGTTTGAGTGCGATGTTCGGAAGTTGATCACTTCTTCACTCCAAAAGGTTGATATTATTACTGCGGGGTTCCCTTGTCAACCGTTTTCGGTTTGCGGTAATCAAAAAGGCTTTATTGATAATCGAGGCAACCTGTTCTTTGAAATAATGCGTATTACCGATGCCGTTAATCCGCAAATCATTTTTCTTGAAAATGTCGCTAATCTTGTTGAGCACGACAAGGGACGCACATTTAATGTAATTCACAACGAGTTAGTATCAAGAGGATATTATCTGCGCTATATAGTTGCCGACGCTTGTGATTATGGTATTCCTCAACATCGCACCAGAACATATCTTCTTGCATTTCGTAACGTTGATCAATGTGAATCCTATCATTTTCCCGAAAAGGTTAGATTGAAAAAACGTGTATTTGATATTATTGATAAAACTGTCAAAGTTGATGATAGCTTTTATCTTCCCGAAAACACAGCAAAATACAATAAAATGGTTAAGGCTATTATCGATGATAATCAAATCTATCGTTTCTCAGACTATGGGATACAATCCAGCAAAGACGGCATCTGTTTTACCCTAAAAGCAAATATGGGCACTTGGTATGATCGAGTACCCATAATAAAAGACAATTACGGAATCCGCACCATTACACCTGATGAGTGTTTAGCGTTGATGGGGTTCCCTGGAAGTTTCAATATCGCCGAGACATCACTGAAAAGCGTTTACAAACAAATCGGCAATTCAGTATGTGTACCTGTTATTTATAATATTGCGAAAATACTTTATGATATATCAAAATAA
- a CDS encoding HpaII family restriction endonuclease, translated as MVYKSIDLFAGIGGIRLGFDRAFKDEIETVFVSEWDEKAQETYRANFDDDFEIAGDITKIDESQIPEFDICLAGFPCQAFSMAGRKQGFDDDYKGTCRGTLFLDVARICDYHKPKVIFCENVKGLTIHDRGRTYKIIKKTFEDLGYKVFDKILNSRNFGVPQNRERIYLVAFRNDIAPKNFIFPEATDSSKVLWDIREEEAVPAKYYLSSKYMDTLIAHKKRHESKGNGFGYEIRDWDDVAGAIVCGGMGRERNLVTDSRQKKLVPTTNIKGEINPYGIRKMTPREWARLQGYPDDFVLPLADTHLYKQLGNSVTVPVIEAIAKKIKKVLEMADGTYKPDLSGNKGEWSEIYVFLRLLEIGKLYAADENLNKMNDVFYNIIKILRQENIGKLEFRVNQSEDTITIINTTDESVLGTMPVTEFKAAADKLYSEITKSQNNTKGAFSLRDTEAFLDNLGISSLKAPSEDKADIRIKIHDINSGFESVQGFSIKSRLGGPSTLINAGKTTNFIFEVNGPINDEIMSNFNTCSKKFKDKFTVLHNNACDIEYVGMENSVFEGNLMLIDGDLPKICGYMLKSYYSSGLNKVIDSLNSITETNPLNYNLSNGHPFYSYKFKRMLSECALGMLPGKTWDGIADATGGYIIVREDGEVLCYHLFNHNEFENYLLQNTKFETASTSRHQFGTIYKENNKYYLKLNLQIRFIK; from the coding sequence ATGGTTTATAAGTCAATCGATTTGTTCGCTGGCATAGGCGGAATCCGTTTAGGGTTCGACCGTGCTTTCAAGGATGAAATAGAAACAGTATTCGTTAGCGAATGGGATGAAAAGGCACAGGAAACCTACCGGGCAAATTTTGACGACGATTTTGAAATCGCCGGAGATATTACAAAAATAGATGAGAGTCAAATCCCTGAGTTTGATATCTGTCTTGCCGGTTTCCCGTGTCAAGCGTTTAGTATGGCCGGTCGTAAGCAGGGATTTGATGATGACTATAAAGGCACTTGCAGAGGCACATTGTTTCTTGATGTGGCTCGTATCTGCGATTACCATAAGCCAAAGGTGATCTTTTGTGAGAACGTGAAAGGACTCACTATTCACGATAGAGGACGCACCTATAAAATTATAAAGAAAACTTTTGAAGATTTGGGATATAAAGTCTTTGATAAAATTCTTAACAGTAGAAATTTCGGAGTACCACAGAACAGAGAAAGAATCTATCTTGTTGCTTTTCGAAATGATATCGCACCTAAGAATTTTATATTTCCCGAAGCCACCGATAGCTCAAAAGTTCTTTGGGATATCAGAGAAGAAGAAGCTGTTCCGGCAAAGTATTATTTGAGCAGCAAATATATGGACACCCTTATTGCTCACAAAAAACGTCACGAATCCAAAGGAAACGGCTTTGGATATGAGATAAGAGATTGGGATGATGTTGCAGGCGCAATAGTATGCGGTGGTATGGGCAGAGAGAGAAATCTCGTTACAGACAGTAGGCAAAAAAAGCTCGTTCCCACCACAAATATTAAAGGCGAAATCAATCCTTACGGAATCAGAAAAATGACGCCTCGTGAATGGGCTCGTTTACAAGGCTATCCCGATGATTTCGTTTTACCGTTGGCTGATACTCATTTATACAAACAACTCGGAAACAGCGTAACAGTTCCTGTTATTGAAGCAATCGCCAAAAAGATCAAAAAAGTACTTGAAATGGCAGACGGAACATATAAACCCGATTTATCAGGAAATAAAGGCGAATGGTCGGAAATATATGTTTTCCTCCGATTGTTGGAAATAGGAAAACTATACGCAGCCGATGAAAATCTCAACAAAATGAATGACGTATTTTATAACATTATAAAAATACTACGTCAGGAAAACATTGGAAAACTGGAATTTAGAGTTAATCAGAGCGAAGACACCATTACAATAATAAATACAACCGATGAAAGCGTTCTCGGAACAATGCCGGTAACAGAGTTTAAAGCAGCTGCTGACAAGCTTTATTCTGAAATCACCAAATCGCAAAACAATACGAAGGGCGCTTTCTCGTTGAGAGATACAGAAGCTTTTTTGGATAATTTAGGAATTTCTTCACTCAAAGCTCCATCTGAGGACAAAGCTGACATAAGAATCAAGATTCACGATATTAACTCCGGATTTGAATCGGTACAGGGATTTAGTATTAAATCAAGACTCGGCGGTCCGTCTACGCTTATTAACGCTGGTAAAACAACAAACTTTATTTTTGAAGTTAACGGACCGATCAACGATGAGATTATGAGTAATTTTAATACCTGTTCCAAGAAATTCAAAGACAAGTTTACCGTTTTGCATAATAACGCTTGTGATATAGAGTATGTCGGAATGGAAAACTCTGTGTTTGAAGGTAATCTAATGCTGATTGACGGAGACTTACCGAAAATATGCGGATATATGCTCAAAAGCTATTATAGCTCCGGTTTGAATAAAGTAATTGATTCGCTGAACAGTATTACAGAAACAAATCCTTTGAATTACAACCTTTCAAACGGTCATCCGTTCTATTCATATAAATTCAAAAGAATGCTTTCGGAATGTGCCCTCGGTATGTTACCCGGAAAAACTTGGGACGGAATAGCCGATGCTACAGGAGGATATATAATTGTAAGAGAAGATGGCGAAGTGCTGTGCTATCACCTTTTCAATCACAATGAATTTGAAAATTACTTGCTCCAAAACACCAAGTTTGAAACTGCAAGTACCAGTCGCCATCAGTTCGGAACTATATATAAAGAAAATAATAAATACTATTTGAAATTAAATCTTCAAATTAGATTCATAAAATGA
- a CDS encoding very short patch repair endonuclease, giving the protein MDNHTPEQRRRNMKAVKNKGSKIETMLQKELWHRGLRYRKNAKTVYGKPDIAFIGKKVAVFCDSEFFHGYDWENKNKEIKSNRDFWIPKIEKNMQRDREVTEKLTSEGWIVLRFWGNEIKKDLSGCADKIEAAVRSIK; this is encoded by the coding sequence ATGGACAATCATACTCCGGAGCAACGTCGCCGTAATATGAAAGCGGTAAAAAACAAGGGCTCCAAAATTGAAACTATGCTGCAAAAAGAATTATGGCACAGAGGTTTACGATACAGAAAAAACGCTAAAACCGTTTACGGGAAACCCGATATAGCCTTTATCGGAAAAAAAGTTGCCGTATTCTGTGACAGTGAGTTCTTTCACGGATATGATTGGGAAAACAAAAACAAAGAGATTAAGTCCAATCGTGATTTTTGGATACCTAAAATCGAAAAGAATATGCAACGTGATCGTGAGGTAACCGAAAAGCTCACGTCCGAGGGATGGATAGTATTAAGATTTTGGGGTAATGAGATCAAAAAAGACTTATCAGGCTGTGCCGATAAAATAGAAGCAGCTGTTAGGAGTATAAAATGA